From the Streptococcus hyointestinalis genome, the window ATAGCTTTTTATGCTTTTATTAAGGTTTTTAAGAAATCTTTAAGCTTACTCACATATAATTAAAACATCCTAATTAAAGCGGTTGTACAACCGTTTTGGAGGATACTCTCTCCTAAATTATTTTCCTTTTTCATAATCCTAGCTTTTGTCAGATTGTTAGGATAAATCTCCTAAAAAGGCGCCCCTCCCAAGGCGCCTTTTCCTTTTTGTCTAATTGGCTTTATAGTTCAAAAAACGGCTGATTGCATTGACACCAAAGCTTATAGCCTTTTCATCTGGTGACATTTTAGGGTGGTGTAGAGCATAAGAGCTATTGACACCTAACCAAAACATGACACCTGGCACTTGGTGTAAGAGATAGCCAAAGTCCTCGCCTGTCATGGCTGGCAAACAATCCACCAGTGTGACCTCCTCGTCCTTGTCAAAGAAAGCCATCAATTCAGCTGCTAACTCAGGATTATTTTCCACAGGAAGATAGCCACCTTGCTTGAGGTTAACCTCAACACTGAGCCCAAAGGACTTGGCAATGCCGTCAGCAAGGTCACGAAGTCGCTGCTGGATGAGGAGACTCATCTCCTGCGTCAGCGTGCGCACGGTGCCGTGAAGGGTCGCTGTCTCTGCGATGACATTGTTGGTCGTTCCTGCGTGCATAGAGCCAAAAGTCACCACCCCACCCTCAATAGGGTCAACATTGCGACTAACAATAGTCTGAGCCTGCGTGACAAAGTAAGAAGCAGCAACCAAGGCGTCATTTGCCTCGTGTGGGAAAGCAGCGTGTCCGCCCTTTCCTGTAAAGGTGATAAAGACCTCACAAGTACCTGCAAATAAAGTGCCTGTATTGGTGGCGATAGTCCCTACAGGAAAGTCTGGTCGCACGTGCAAGCCATAAAAGACATCTGGCAGCCAATCACCAAAAGCTCCGTCTTGATACATAAGCATG encodes:
- a CDS encoding N-acetyldiaminopimelate deacetylase, whose amino-acid sequence is MTLDLIQIRRSLHQIPEIGLEEFETQAYLLDQIETLVKDKPFTQYRTWRTGILVFIKGTAPEKTIGWRTDIDGLPVVEQTGLPFSSQHEGRMHACGHDIHMTVALGLLEKMTATQPKNSLLFLFQPAEENEAGGMLMYQDGAFGDWLPDVFYGLHVRPDFPVGTIATNTGTLFAGTCEVFITFTGKGGHAAFPHEANDALVAASYFVTQAQTIVSRNVDPIEGGVVTFGSMHAGTTNNVIAETATLHGTVRTLTQEMSLLIQQRLRDLADGIAKSFGLSVEVNLKQGGYLPVENNPELAAELMAFFDKDEEVTLVDCLPAMTGEDFGYLLHQVPGVMFWLGVNSSYALHHPKMSPDEKAISFGVNAISRFLNYKAN